A single Thunnus thynnus chromosome 6, fThuThy2.1, whole genome shotgun sequence DNA region contains:
- the plekhg5b gene encoding pleckstrin homology domain-containing family G member 5 isoform X5 — translation MVFVTFDMPLASMGQARRRKNMTEFLGETNIPTPDALGQIGGSLPSVGAGPDSWKNRAASRFSGFFSSNAGAGAFGKEVDRLEQLQSKLQTYSLFGLPKVPRQLSFHQDSWEEEEEETNLALEDSWQVLLDNSETLTRRQSHQQEAIWELLHTEATYIKKLRVITDLFLCGLLNLQESGLLTEVEPAKLFSNIQEIVRLHTALWNQVMLPVLEKARQARALLNPTNLHHGFRTFGSRFQPYIRYCMEEEGCMEYMRTLLRDNELFRTYVTWAEAHKQCNRLKLADMLAKPHQRLTKYPLLLKSVLKKTDEPSVRDAVNSMVASVEGFINSVDSQMRQRQEQQKLATISARIDSYEAVEGSSDEVEKILKEYNRFDLMAPMRGISPEETRQLHLEGALRMKEGKDSRMDVYCFLFTDLLLITKPVKREKVKVIRQPLLIHNVVCKELKDPGSFILIYLNEFKSAVAAYTFQANSATQGRSWVDAVCNVQNQLQRLRTEEILRQQNSLKRCMAGEDDEEEEDESSNSTTSSPCLRHKDQQNSSQSDGSTETLSVMDIDEPSEPPAPNMNLEGTTKTDVAALSEGSEIKQSQSTSPHRVHSSIYSEQYQETGPDGDELDPQCRSLSMDSAYGTLSPESLLRELQPQPGQSEGEETEEEEGEREGQEAEQEETELEEVEEEEEEEEQEEEEEEEDSASLGSQLSVVQTCKPRRRPHVQSRLHCLQRPTTLVLSRSEDNLLQRLHGKTPISHSHSLSPKAQDQSKRMDMDASSLPHSKSLSELGLNCMELFTGDLDQSEDCLNMSAPSDKLCASLSRAEVRHAHSVAPAGPCEGNESHGNSSDGETAPSACVERKSTATGDSGETSPKKRKSPAPQHKKLTLAQLYRIRTTLVLNSTLTASEV, via the exons AtggtttttgttacttttgacATGCCTCTGGCTTCAATG GGTCAGGCGCGGCGGAGGAAGAACATGACAGAGTTCCTCGGGGAGACGAATATTCCTACCCCGGATGCTCTGGGACAGATCGGTGGCTCTCTGCCCAGCGTTGGAGCCGGGCCTGACAGCTGGAAGAACCGCGCTGCCAGCCGCTTCAGTGGCTTCTTCAGCTCCAACGCTGGAGCAGGCGCCTTTGGCAAG GAGGTGGACCGTCTGGAGCAGCTCCAGAGCAAGCTGCAAACCTACTCGTTGTTCGGGCTGCCGAAGGTGCCGCGGCAGCTCTCCTTCCACCAGGACtcctgggaggaggaggaggaggagaccaACTTGGCCTTGGAGGACAGTTGGCAGGTGCTACTAGACAACTCAGAG acACTGACGAGGCGACAGTCCCACCAGCAGGAGGCAATATGGGAGCTGCTGCACACGGAGGCCACGTACATAAAGAAACTCCGAGTCATCACTGAT CTGTTCCTGTGCGGGCTGCTGAACCTGCAGGAGAGCGGTCTGCTGACGGAGGTGGAGCCCGCCAAGCTGTTCAGTAACATCCAGGAGATCGTCCGGCTCCACACGGCCCTGTGGAACCAGGTCATGCTGCCTGTCCTGGAGAAAGCCAGGCAGGCCCGGGCTCTGCTCAACCCCACCAACCTTCACCACGGCTTCAGGACG tttgGCTCCAGATTCCAGCCCTACATCCGTTACtgcatggaggaggagggctgCATGGAGTACATGCGCACGCTTCTCAGGGACAATGAGCTCTTCAGGACTTACGTCACG TGGGCAGAGGCCCATAAGCAGTGTAACCGTCTGAAGCTTGCCGACATGTTGGCAAAGCCTCACCAGAGACTGACCAAATATCCACTCCTACTGAAGAGCGTCCTCAAGAAGACGGATGAGCCGTCAGTACGTGACGCTGTCAACAGCATG GTGGCATCAGTAGAGGGCTTCATCAACAGCGTGGACTCCCAGATGCGACAGCGTCAGGAACAACAGAAGCTGGCCACCATCTCTGCCCGCATAGACTCGTACGAGGCTGTAGAGGGCAGCAGCGACGAAGTGGAGAAG ATCCTCAAAGAGTACAACCGCTTCGACCTTATGGCTCCCATGAGAGGAATATCACCCGAGGAGACTCGACAGCTGCATCTCGAGGGAGCGCTGAGGATGAAGGAAGGCAAAGACAGTAGG ATGGATGTCTATTGTTTCCTGTTCACTGACCTGCTGCTAATTACCAAACcagtgaaaagagagaaagttaaAGTCATCCGACAGCCTCTCCTCATTCACAACGTCGTCTGTAAGGAGCTCAAAGATCCTG GCTCATTCATCCTCATCTACCTCAACGAGTTCAAGAGTGCAGTGGCAGCCTACACTTTCCAagccaacagtgccacccaggGGCGAAGCTGGGTCGATGCAGTCTGCAACGTCCAG AACCAGCTCCAGAGGCTTCGTACCGAGGAGATCCTCCGACAGCAGAACAGTCTGAAGAGATGTATGGCtggtgaggatgatgaggaggaggaagatgagagcAGCAACTCCACTACGAGCTCCCCCTGCCTGAGGCACAAAGACCAGCAGAACTCAAG TCAATCCGACGGCTCCACTGAGACCCTGTCAGTGATGGACATCGACGAACCGAGCGAGCCTCCCGCCCCCAACATGAACCTCGAGGGAACCACTAAGACAGACGTCGCCGCTCTGTCAGAAGGGTCCGAGATCAAACAATCCCAGTCCACATCCCCCCACAGAGTCCACTCCAGTATTTACTCCGAGCAGTATCAGGAGACCGGGCCCGACGGCGACGAGCTGGACCCCCAGTGTCGCTCTCTCTCCATGGACAGCGCCTACGGTACCCTCTCCCCCGAATCCCTCCTGAGAGAACTGCAGCCACAGCCCGGCCAGAGCGAAGGAGAGGAgaccgaggaggaggagggagagagggagggccaggaggcagagcaggaagagacagaactagaggaggtagaggaagaggaagaagaagaagagcaggaggaagaagaggaggaggaggattctGCATCGCTGGGATCCCAGCTGTCAGTAGTCCAGACTTGTAAACCTCGCCGGCGGCCTCACGTTCAGTCGCGGCTCCACTGCCTCCAGAGGCCGACCACTCTGGTCTTATCCCGCTCTGAGGACAATCTCCTGCAGCGCCTCCACGGTAAAACCCCCATCTCCCACTCGCACTCGCTCTCCCCTAAAGCGCAGGACCAATCAAAACGTATGGACATGGACGCATCGTCGCTGCCACACAGTAAGAGCCTGTCAGAGCTGGGCCTAAACTGCATGGAGCTGTTTACCGGTGACCTCGACCAGTCTGAAGACTGCCTGAACATGAGCGCGCCCTCCGACAAACTGTGCGCCAGCCTGAGTAGGGCGGAGGTTAGGCACGCCCACAGCGTGGCGCCTGCCGGGCCTTGTGAGGGTAATGAATCCCACGGCAACAGCTCAGACGGGGAAACGGCTCCTTCTGCCTGTGTAGAGAGGAAGTCGACAGCCACTGGCGATTCAGGGGAAACGTCGCCCAAAAAGAGGAAATCACCGGCCCCGCAGCACAAGAAGCTGACGTTAGCTCAGCTGTACAGGATACGCACCACTCTCGTCCTCAACTCCACGCTCACTGCATC ggaGGTATAA
- the plekhg5b gene encoding pleckstrin homology domain-containing family G member 5 isoform X1 — MHFDRHPRFDLQPQASILARNVSTRSCPPRTSPPSDLEEEDEGSNDRGERKTGGMKLVKKKPRRRHTDDPSKECFSLKFDLNVDINTEIVPAMKKKTLREVLGPVFERNGIELSRVDLFLDQSNTPLSLNFEAYRFGGHYLKVKARPGDELKVEQGVKDLRSLSLPNMKPSGGQQSPYILTPGSERVEHGSLGRRESVDLLGQARRRKNMTEFLGETNIPTPDALGQIGGSLPSVGAGPDSWKNRAASRFSGFFSSNAGAGAFGKEVDRLEQLQSKLQTYSLFGLPKVPRQLSFHQDSWEEEEEETNLALEDSWQVLLDNSETLTRRQSHQQEAIWELLHTEATYIKKLRVITDLFLCGLLNLQESGLLTEVEPAKLFSNIQEIVRLHTALWNQVMLPVLEKARQARALLNPTNLHHGFRTFGSRFQPYIRYCMEEEGCMEYMRTLLRDNELFRTYVTWAEAHKQCNRLKLADMLAKPHQRLTKYPLLLKSVLKKTDEPSVRDAVNSMVASVEGFINSVDSQMRQRQEQQKLATISARIDSYEAVEGSSDEVEKILKEYNRFDLMAPMRGISPEETRQLHLEGALRMKEGKDSRMDVYCFLFTDLLLITKPVKREKVKVIRQPLLIHNVVCKELKDPGSFILIYLNEFKSAVAAYTFQANSATQGRSWVDAVCNVQNQLQRLRTEEILRQQNSLKRCMAGEDDEEEEDESSNSTTSSPCLRHKDQQNSSQSDGSTETLSVMDIDEPSEPPAPNMNLEGTTKTDVAALSEGSEIKQSQSTSPHRVHSSIYSEQYQETGPDGDELDPQCRSLSMDSAYGTLSPESLLRELQPQPGQSEGEETEEEEGEREGQEAEQEETELEEVEEEEEEEEQEEEEEEEDSASLGSQLSVVQTCKPRRRPHVQSRLHCLQRPTTLVLSRSEDNLLQRLHGKTPISHSHSLSPKAQDQSKRMDMDASSLPHSKSLSELGLNCMELFTGDLDQSEDCLNMSAPSDKLCASLSRAEVRHAHSVAPAGPCEGNESHGNSSDGETAPSACVERKSTATGDSGETSPKKRKSPAPQHKKLTLAQLYRIRTTLVLNSTLTASEV; from the exons ATGCACTTTGACCGGCACCCCCGATTTGACTTACAACCTCAAG CCTCCATCCTGGCTCGGAACGTGTCCACGCGCTCCTGTCCCCCGCGCACCAGCCCCCCCTCCGAcctggaggaagaggatgaggggAGCAATGACCGCGG GGAGCGTAAAACAGGGGGGATGAAGTTGGTGAAAAAGAAGCCACGGAGACGACACACTGAT GACCCCAGTAAGGAGTGCTTCAGCCTTAAGTTTGATCTCAACGTGGACATAAACACAGAGATTGTACCTGctatgaaaaagaaaaccttgAG AGAGGTTTTAGGGCCAGTGTTTGAGAGGAACGGCATTGAGCTGTCACGGGTCGACTTGTTCCTGGATCAGTCCAACACGCCGCTGTCCCTCAACTTCGAGGCTTACCGTTTTGGAGGACACTACCTCAAAGTTAAAG caCGGCCAGGTGATGAGCTGAAGGTGGAGCAGGGCGTGAAGGACTTGCGGTCGCTCAGCCTGCCCAACATGAAGCCCTCCGGAGGTCAGCAAAGCCCTTATATCCTCACCCCAGGCAGCGAGAGGGTGGAGCATGGATCTCTGGGACGCCGAGAAAGTGTTGATCTGCTG GGTCAGGCGCGGCGGAGGAAGAACATGACAGAGTTCCTCGGGGAGACGAATATTCCTACCCCGGATGCTCTGGGACAGATCGGTGGCTCTCTGCCCAGCGTTGGAGCCGGGCCTGACAGCTGGAAGAACCGCGCTGCCAGCCGCTTCAGTGGCTTCTTCAGCTCCAACGCTGGAGCAGGCGCCTTTGGCAAG GAGGTGGACCGTCTGGAGCAGCTCCAGAGCAAGCTGCAAACCTACTCGTTGTTCGGGCTGCCGAAGGTGCCGCGGCAGCTCTCCTTCCACCAGGACtcctgggaggaggaggaggaggagaccaACTTGGCCTTGGAGGACAGTTGGCAGGTGCTACTAGACAACTCAGAG acACTGACGAGGCGACAGTCCCACCAGCAGGAGGCAATATGGGAGCTGCTGCACACGGAGGCCACGTACATAAAGAAACTCCGAGTCATCACTGAT CTGTTCCTGTGCGGGCTGCTGAACCTGCAGGAGAGCGGTCTGCTGACGGAGGTGGAGCCCGCCAAGCTGTTCAGTAACATCCAGGAGATCGTCCGGCTCCACACGGCCCTGTGGAACCAGGTCATGCTGCCTGTCCTGGAGAAAGCCAGGCAGGCCCGGGCTCTGCTCAACCCCACCAACCTTCACCACGGCTTCAGGACG tttgGCTCCAGATTCCAGCCCTACATCCGTTACtgcatggaggaggagggctgCATGGAGTACATGCGCACGCTTCTCAGGGACAATGAGCTCTTCAGGACTTACGTCACG TGGGCAGAGGCCCATAAGCAGTGTAACCGTCTGAAGCTTGCCGACATGTTGGCAAAGCCTCACCAGAGACTGACCAAATATCCACTCCTACTGAAGAGCGTCCTCAAGAAGACGGATGAGCCGTCAGTACGTGACGCTGTCAACAGCATG GTGGCATCAGTAGAGGGCTTCATCAACAGCGTGGACTCCCAGATGCGACAGCGTCAGGAACAACAGAAGCTGGCCACCATCTCTGCCCGCATAGACTCGTACGAGGCTGTAGAGGGCAGCAGCGACGAAGTGGAGAAG ATCCTCAAAGAGTACAACCGCTTCGACCTTATGGCTCCCATGAGAGGAATATCACCCGAGGAGACTCGACAGCTGCATCTCGAGGGAGCGCTGAGGATGAAGGAAGGCAAAGACAGTAGG ATGGATGTCTATTGTTTCCTGTTCACTGACCTGCTGCTAATTACCAAACcagtgaaaagagagaaagttaaAGTCATCCGACAGCCTCTCCTCATTCACAACGTCGTCTGTAAGGAGCTCAAAGATCCTG GCTCATTCATCCTCATCTACCTCAACGAGTTCAAGAGTGCAGTGGCAGCCTACACTTTCCAagccaacagtgccacccaggGGCGAAGCTGGGTCGATGCAGTCTGCAACGTCCAG AACCAGCTCCAGAGGCTTCGTACCGAGGAGATCCTCCGACAGCAGAACAGTCTGAAGAGATGTATGGCtggtgaggatgatgaggaggaggaagatgagagcAGCAACTCCACTACGAGCTCCCCCTGCCTGAGGCACAAAGACCAGCAGAACTCAAG TCAATCCGACGGCTCCACTGAGACCCTGTCAGTGATGGACATCGACGAACCGAGCGAGCCTCCCGCCCCCAACATGAACCTCGAGGGAACCACTAAGACAGACGTCGCCGCTCTGTCAGAAGGGTCCGAGATCAAACAATCCCAGTCCACATCCCCCCACAGAGTCCACTCCAGTATTTACTCCGAGCAGTATCAGGAGACCGGGCCCGACGGCGACGAGCTGGACCCCCAGTGTCGCTCTCTCTCCATGGACAGCGCCTACGGTACCCTCTCCCCCGAATCCCTCCTGAGAGAACTGCAGCCACAGCCCGGCCAGAGCGAAGGAGAGGAgaccgaggaggaggagggagagagggagggccaggaggcagagcaggaagagacagaactagaggaggtagaggaagaggaagaagaagaagagcaggaggaagaagaggaggaggaggattctGCATCGCTGGGATCCCAGCTGTCAGTAGTCCAGACTTGTAAACCTCGCCGGCGGCCTCACGTTCAGTCGCGGCTCCACTGCCTCCAGAGGCCGACCACTCTGGTCTTATCCCGCTCTGAGGACAATCTCCTGCAGCGCCTCCACGGTAAAACCCCCATCTCCCACTCGCACTCGCTCTCCCCTAAAGCGCAGGACCAATCAAAACGTATGGACATGGACGCATCGTCGCTGCCACACAGTAAGAGCCTGTCAGAGCTGGGCCTAAACTGCATGGAGCTGTTTACCGGTGACCTCGACCAGTCTGAAGACTGCCTGAACATGAGCGCGCCCTCCGACAAACTGTGCGCCAGCCTGAGTAGGGCGGAGGTTAGGCACGCCCACAGCGTGGCGCCTGCCGGGCCTTGTGAGGGTAATGAATCCCACGGCAACAGCTCAGACGGGGAAACGGCTCCTTCTGCCTGTGTAGAGAGGAAGTCGACAGCCACTGGCGATTCAGGGGAAACGTCGCCCAAAAAGAGGAAATCACCGGCCCCGCAGCACAAGAAGCTGACGTTAGCTCAGCTGTACAGGATACGCACCACTCTCGTCCTCAACTCCACGCTCACTGCATC ggaGGTATAA